A window from Montipora capricornis isolate CH-2021 chromosome 7, ASM3666992v2, whole genome shotgun sequence encodes these proteins:
- the LOC138056962 gene encoding uncharacterized skeletal organic matrix protein 5-like gives MRARSRILTQIVMMLAIIISRATLHVNTSNPNASPAAQCNRQPSNICNCHCNVQQDSSIFNSARATVEDKLDQLIALVNKTTSPTKMWPSPSSSPVAPVSSCKEQFEKDNSSQSQVYELMFGAQKVPVYCHMGNFGCGDGGWTVAMKTDGTKNTFHFNSHAWTDKYSVNLEGGTTGFDFQETKLPTYWSTPFSKICLGMRIGQQINFTVITRSASSLFSLIADGTYRATSLGRKTWKNLIGPDVSLQLHCNKEGFNTEGFRTRTAKARIGIIGNNQQHCGLCDSRIGFGTGGTPDESNTCGNEAADRYSDNGPKSIKAMGYILVQ, from the exons ATGCGTGCTAGATCTCGAATTCTCACGCAAATCGTTATGATGTTGGCCATCATCATAAGCAGAGCTACTCTACACGTGAACACAAGTAACCCAAACGCTTCCCCCGCAGCACAGTGCAACAGACAACCAAGTAACATCTGCAATTGCCATTGCAATGTACAACAAGATTCAAGCATTTTCAACTCTGCAAGAGCCACAGTGGAAGACAAACTAGATCAGTTAATCGCACTTGTCAACAAAACCACGTCTCCTACTAAAATGTGGCCGTCTCCTTCCTCCTCGCCAG TTGCCCCCGTCTCTTCATGCAAGGAACAGTTTGAGAAAGACAA TTCATCTCAGAGCCAAGTCTATGAGCTGATGTTTGGTGCACAAAAGGTTCCAGTTTACTGCCACATGGGCAACTTTGGATGCGGAGATGGAGGATGGACGGTGGCCATGAAGACTGACGGCACAAAG aataCTTTCCACTTCAACTCACATGCTTGGACGGACAAATATTCCGTTAATCTCGAGGGAGGGACGACTGGATTCGACTTTCAAGAAACCAAGTTGCCAACATACTGGAGCACACCATTTTCTAAAATCTGTCTTGGTATGAGAATTGGGCAACAGATTAACTTTACCGTCATAACAAGGAGCGCGAGTTCCCTGTTCTCTCTGATCGCAGACGGCACATACCGAGCCACCTCACTGGGTCGTAAAACGTGGAAGAACCTGATTGGTCCCGATGTATCTCTGCAGCTCCACTGCAACAAAGAAGGCTTCAATACTGAGGGGTTCAGGACCCGCACCGCAAAAGCAAGAATAGGGATTATTGGTAACAATCAACAGCATTGCGGCCTTTGCGACTCCCGAATAGGATTTGGCACTGGAGGAACCCCTGATGAATCCAACACGTGCGGCAACGAAGCTGCGGATCGATACAGTGACAATGGACCAAAAAGCATTAAAGCAATGGGCTACATCTTGGTCCAATAG
- the LOC138056961 gene encoding uncharacterized skeletal organic matrix protein 5-like isoform X1, producing the protein MRARFRILTQIFTMLAIIIRRANTLHVNTSNPNASPAAECNKQPSNICNCHCNVHQDATICNYGRTVEGKLDQLLALVNKSASSTEMRHPTSLPDASVSSCKEQFENDNSSKSQVYELKFGQQKVPVYCHMGNFGCGDGGWTLAMKTDGTKNTFHFKSHVWTDKYSVNLEGGTTGFDYQETKLPTYWSTPFSKICLGMKIGQQINFTVITRRARSLFSLIADGTYRATSLGRKTWKNLIGSDASLQLHCNKEGFNAVGFRRGTAKARIGIIGNDKLHCGLCNSRIGYGTGGNPDMYNTCGNEAADRNSDNGPKSIRAMGYILVQ; encoded by the exons ATGCGTGCGAGATTTCGAATTCTTACACAAATCTTTACGATGTTGGCCATAATTATAAGGAGAGCAAACACTTTACATGTGAACACAAGTAACCCAAACGCTTCCCCCGCAGCAGAGTGCAACAAACAACCAAGTAACATCTGCAATTGCCATTGCAATGTGCACCAGGATGCAACCATTTGCAATTATGGAAGAACAGTGGAAGGCAAACTGGATCAATTACTCGCACTTGTCAACAAAAGCGCGTCTTCTACTGAAATGCGACATCCTACTTCCTTGCCAG ATGCTTCTGTCTCTTCGTGCAAGGAACAGTTTGAGAACGACAA TTCATCTAAGAGCCAAGTCTATGAGTTGAAGTTTGGTCAGCAAAAGGTTCCAGTTTACTGTCACATGGGAAATTTTGGATGCGGAGACGGAGGATGGACGCTGGCTATGAAGACTGATGGCACAAAG aaCACCTTCCACTTCAAGTCACACGTTTGGACGGACAAATATTCCGTTAATCTCGAGGGAGGGACGACTGGATTCGACTATCAAGAAACCAAGTTGCCAACATACTGGAGCACACcattttccaaaatctgtcttGGTATGAAAATTGGGCAACAGATTAACTTTACCGTCATAACAAGGAGAGCGCGTTCCCTATTCTCTCTGATCGCTGACGGCACTTACCGAGCCACCTCACTAGGTCGTAAAACGTGGAAGAACCTGATTGGTTCCGATGCATCTCTGCAGCTCCACTGCAACAAAGAAGGCTTCAATGCTGTAGGATTTAGGAGAGGCACCGCAAAAGCAAGAATAGGGATTATTGGAAACGATAAATTGCATTGCGGCCTTTGCAACTCCCGGATAGGATACGGCACTGGTGGTAACCCTGATATGTACAACACTTGCGGCAACGAAGCCGCGGATCGAAACAGTGACAATGGACCAAAAAGCATCAGAGCAATGGGCTACATCTTGGTCCAGTAA
- the LOC138056961 gene encoding uncharacterized skeletal organic matrix protein 5-like isoform X2, which produces MRHPTSLPDASVSSCKEQFENDNSSKSQVYELKFGQQKVPVYCHMGNFGCGDGGWTLAMKTDGTKNTFHFKSHVWTDKYSVNLEGGTTGFDYQETKLPTYWSTPFSKICLGMKIGQQINFTVITRRARSLFSLIADGTYRATSLGRKTWKNLIGSDASLQLHCNKEGFNAVGFRRGTAKARIGIIGNDKLHCGLCNSRIGYGTGGNPDMYNTCGNEAADRNSDNGPKSIRAMGYILVQ; this is translated from the exons ATGCGACATCCTACTTCCTTGCCAG ATGCTTCTGTCTCTTCGTGCAAGGAACAGTTTGAGAACGACAA TTCATCTAAGAGCCAAGTCTATGAGTTGAAGTTTGGTCAGCAAAAGGTTCCAGTTTACTGTCACATGGGAAATTTTGGATGCGGAGACGGAGGATGGACGCTGGCTATGAAGACTGATGGCACAAAG aaCACCTTCCACTTCAAGTCACACGTTTGGACGGACAAATATTCCGTTAATCTCGAGGGAGGGACGACTGGATTCGACTATCAAGAAACCAAGTTGCCAACATACTGGAGCACACcattttccaaaatctgtcttGGTATGAAAATTGGGCAACAGATTAACTTTACCGTCATAACAAGGAGAGCGCGTTCCCTATTCTCTCTGATCGCTGACGGCACTTACCGAGCCACCTCACTAGGTCGTAAAACGTGGAAGAACCTGATTGGTTCCGATGCATCTCTGCAGCTCCACTGCAACAAAGAAGGCTTCAATGCTGTAGGATTTAGGAGAGGCACCGCAAAAGCAAGAATAGGGATTATTGGAAACGATAAATTGCATTGCGGCCTTTGCAACTCCCGGATAGGATACGGCACTGGTGGTAACCCTGATATGTACAACACTTGCGGCAACGAAGCCGCGGATCGAAACAGTGACAATGGACCAAAAAGCATCAGAGCAATGGGCTACATCTTGGTCCAGTAA